One window from the genome of Musa acuminata AAA Group cultivar baxijiao chromosome BXJ1-4, Cavendish_Baxijiao_AAA, whole genome shotgun sequence encodes:
- the LOC135581448 gene encoding uncharacterized protein LOC135581448, with protein MSLSILCRRVGLKDLVSNVTVYSGANEASGGLSLIFRRWATKKTAGSTKNGRDSRPKNLGVKKFGGEKVIPGNIIVRQRGTRFHPGDYVGMGKDHTLFALKEGHVRFERHKLSGRKWVHVDPSEGHVLHPIYTNAGLEADAESRLC; from the exons ATGTCTCTATCAATCTTATGCAGAAGAGTGGGTCTCAAAGATCTTGTTTCAAATGTTACCGTCTATAGCGGTGCTAATG AGGCATCTGGAGGGCTGAGTTTGATCTTTCGACGTTGGGCCACAAAAAAGACTGCAGGGTCCACAAAGAATGGACGTGACTCACGGCCCAAAAACCTGGGTGTTAAGAAATTTGGCGGAGAG AAGGTGATTCCTGGCAACATCATAGTTCGTCAACGAGGCACGAGGTTCCATCCTGGTGACTACGTTGGAATGGGGAAGGATCACACATTATTTGCGCTAAAAGAAGGTCATGTTCGCTTCGAGCGCCATAAGCTTAGCGGTCGGAAATGGGTCCATGTTGATCCAAGCGAAGGTCATGTTCTTCACCCCATTTATACAAATGCTGGCCTTGAAGCTGATGCAGAAAGTCGGTTGTGCTAG